Part of the Paenibacillus sp. FSL R7-0273 genome is shown below.
CTAAATGCTGCGGACTACCCGTTCCGGTAAAGTCTTAGATATTCTCCTCAAATCCGTCGCCCCTTCTCATCCAAGAGGCTAAATTAACAGGCTCATATATCAGGCGTTAGTTACGCCTCAATACTTATAGGAGGTGGATCATGCAAGCAATCGGCTTGATTGAAACACGCGGCCTGACCCCGGCTCTGGAAGCGCTGGATGCCATGTGCAAAGCCGCCAATGTGCGGATGGCCGGCTTCAAGCGGGTCGGCTCCGGCCTGATTACCGTTATCGTCGAAGGGGATGTCGCAGCAGTAACTGCCGCTGTGGATGCCGGCCTTGCTGCTTATTCAAAAACCGGCGGACAGTTAATGTCATCTAATGTTATTCCGCGCCCGCATGCCGATCTCGCCAGAATGCTCCTTTAACCCGCAAGCAGCATTGAAGTCATCAGGGAGGTGATTACCCTTGTCCAGCTTTATGAAAGATGTTGTGGCCGAAGTGCTGCAGCGGAACCGCACTCCGGCTCCGGCAGGTCCGGCAACTCCTGTAGCATCTGCCGTCAGCTGCACTGCTGACAGCAAAAAAAACTGCACGCATACCTGCTCCACTCCAGGGAATTGCCCTAAGCCGGAGCTAGCCCTTCCGCTTAAACGGATCAATTACCAGAAGGAGCAGGCAGCCAGGCGGCTGGCCTCAATTGCCGCCGAAGCAGCTGCCGCTATCGGCAATGTGCAGCAGCGCCCCCCAGGCGGCGCCAGCTTAGCTAGTGCCGCTGGAACAGCAGGACCTTCGCTGCCGGCAGCAGACTCGACCTTCCCGCCTGTCAATGAGCCGCAGGGGCAGGGACGCCAGTTCGCAGAGCAGTACCTGTCTCCGCTGCTCCAGCGCACGTTAGCCCGGCCGGATCAGCAGAATAACAGCTCTCCGGGCAGCGCGCCCGCGCGATCCTTCGTCCCGGAAGAAGCGCAGGACCCGCGGGAGCCTGTCCGCCTCCCTGCTGCAGACATGGAGGTCTGGCTGTTCCCCCTCATCCGCGATGATCTCCGCCCGCTGCTCGGCAGCCCGGGCCAGAACTACAGCGCAGCCGGGGTCATCAGCGCTCCCTCCTGCCATCCCGGCCAGCTGTTCGCCGCCGAAGAGCTGCTCCCGCAGGACTCCGGCCTGGAGGCCGATATCAACTGGAGCGCGGACGGCGGCAGCTTTGAGCTTAAGCTGTTCGGCCTGGATCACCAGCTGGTCGCGGATAAGCTTAAACAGCTTACCGCCCGGATGCAGGACGGTGCTAATTCAGCCGTCCGGGTCTGGATCAGCCGGGAGCCCGGCCGGCTGCTGCGCCGCTATTTCAGCGGCGGTCCGCAGGAAGCCATTGCGGTAGTAGCAGGCTCCTCCCGCTGGAACAGCATTGGCAGCGCCGAGCAGTGGCTGCAGCGCAATCCCGGCTCCGGCCTGCGCTTACGTCTAGAGCGCGGCTACTGCATTCTTAGCGGCACAGCAGAGCAGATATCAGCGTCCGCGCCGGGGCTTACCAACTTATCTGCTCCAAGCAGATGAGCTTAACCACTGCCAGACAACGGATCAACGTACAAGGAGGCACTTTTCATGCAAGCACTTGGTTTAATCGAGACGCTGGGGTTCACCACTGCCGTCTCTGCGGCAGATGCTGCACTCAAAGCAGCGGATGTTCAGCTCGTCGCCGTTGAGAAGGTAATCGGAGTCGGTGGCTCACTGGGTGTCACTCTGCATTTCAGCGGCGATGTCGCTGCTGTAACAGCATCCGTTGAAGCCGGCAAAGCAGAGGGCCAGCGGATTGGTGCAGTGGTATCCGCCCATGTCATTGCCAAGGCGCACAGTGATGTGACCGGCAAGATACTTGGCAATTACCTGCTGCCTGAGGATAGGACTGCACGGGCTGCTGATGGTGTTTCGGTTATCAAGACTACCACTACTACTACAACCGCTCCTATTGCTTCTATTCTTCCTGCCGATTCTGCTGCTGCTTCTGCTTCTTCTGCTCCTGTCTCTTCTACCGCCCTGGCTGAAGCAGACGGAGCATCAAAACCAAAGAATACAGATGATTCACCGGATTAACCTAATTAAATCAGTTTCGTTTCTGCAATTTAAATATTAATTTAATCGTTTCTGAAATTTAAATCTTAATTTAACGGAGGTTATTCACATGGGAGAATCACTCGGCTTGATCGAAACAAAAGGTCTGGTAGGCGCAATTGAAGCGGCGGATGCAATGGTGAAGGCAGCTAATGTGGAGATTTGCGGCTACGAAAAAATCGGTTTCGGTCTCGTAACCGTAATGGTCCGGGGCGATGTCGGTGCAGTAAAGGCCGCAACCGATGCAGGCGCCGCCGCTGCCAAGCGTGTCGGGGAGCTGGTGTCGGTGCATGTCATTCCGCGTCCGCACAGCGAAGTTGAGCGCGCCCTACTGTCCAAGGGCATTGAATAATTAAGGCCATGGACAGCCGGCATAGTACGGTTGCAGCCAATACCCTGCTCAGCCTGGCCTACCGGTCCAGGGAGCAGGAGCTGAACAAGGACTTCCCCCGTGTCCTAATTCTGCTAACCGGCAATTTCATCGGTATGGAGGAAGGCTTTACCGCCATCCGCCAGCTGGAGCGTTCCAGGATGAGGCTTAAGCTTGCAGCAGATGAGCAGCTTCTCCAGAATTACACAGCTCAGCAGCTGGCGGAAAAA
Proteins encoded:
- a CDS encoding BMC domain-containing protein, translated to MGESLGLIETKGLVGAIEAADAMVKAANVEICGYEKIGFGLVTVMVRGDVGAVKAATDAGAAAAKRVGELVSVHVIPRPHSEVERALLSKGIE
- a CDS encoding BMC domain-containing protein, which encodes MQALGLIETLGFTTAVSAADAALKAADVQLVAVEKVIGVGGSLGVTLHFSGDVAAVTASVEAGKAEGQRIGAVVSAHVIAKAHSDVTGKILGNYLLPEDRTARAADGVSVIKTTTTTTTAPIASILPADSAAASASSAPVSSTALAEADGASKPKNTDDSPD
- a CDS encoding BMC domain-containing protein, with protein sequence MMQAIGLIETRGLTPALEALDAMCKAANVRMAGFKRVGSGLITVIVEGDVAAVTAAVDAGLAAYSKTGGQLMSSNVIPRPHADLARMLL